The following coding sequences are from one Halomonas sp. HAL1 window:
- a CDS encoding class I SAM-dependent methyltransferase translates to MANSQPFITSMRFYDDHADRLFDQYQSLSFENAHGEWLHQLPEQAGLALDVGAGSGRDAKALAERGWQVMAVEPAEKLRSLGQSHTHERDVSWIDDTLPALNCVRQLSQRFQLILVSAVWMHLHPNEQQRALRVLSSLLAPGGLLVITCREGPDSNERQFFSVNMGMLDNWARDLALLPVQASQSDDQLGRQGVAWHLRVFRLPDDGTGALPSLRHIIVNDDKASSYKLGLLRTLTRLADSAPGIVISRTEEWVTVPLGAVGLFWIKLYRPLLIERDLRQSPGEKGYGFAKDDFYRLKQLSPHDLRIGSAFYDPQCAATVMRAIRDACQTVLKMPAHFTTWPGSQRPVFDGSYQGLRIREQAVRLDSATLASFGTFRIPTSLWDSMSRYACWIEPAIVHEWAQLMQRYDTTYDIGTLHLALQWQESRRDTQQARQLVTQRLLEPAPLSCVWSQNDLHRQNYAIDHCFPWSRWNNNDLWNLLPATAKANQSKSDRLPAAQVMQKAKQDIMHWWQYLDASTVCQQFRDEAAVALPLATPMSSLDGIFNSALLQRQRLKANQQLAEWMGVH, encoded by the coding sequence ATGGCGAATTCCCAACCATTCATTACGTCAATGCGTTTCTACGACGACCACGCTGATCGATTGTTTGACCAGTACCAGTCCCTGAGTTTTGAAAATGCTCATGGTGAATGGCTGCATCAACTTCCTGAGCAGGCTGGTTTAGCACTAGACGTTGGTGCTGGAAGCGGGCGCGATGCTAAAGCACTTGCAGAGCGCGGTTGGCAGGTAATGGCGGTAGAGCCCGCAGAAAAGCTGAGATCGCTAGGGCAAAGCCATACGCACGAACGGGATGTCAGTTGGATTGACGATACCTTACCTGCCTTGAATTGCGTCCGTCAGCTATCACAGCGCTTTCAACTGATACTGGTATCAGCGGTGTGGATGCATTTGCACCCTAATGAACAGCAGCGTGCTTTGCGGGTGCTTAGCTCACTGCTAGCGCCGGGCGGGCTTTTGGTAATTACCTGCCGTGAAGGCCCGGATAGTAATGAGCGTCAGTTTTTTTCCGTCAATATGGGCATGTTGGATAACTGGGCTCGTGATCTGGCGTTACTCCCCGTGCAGGCAAGTCAGAGCGACGACCAACTTGGGCGCCAGGGTGTTGCTTGGCATCTACGTGTGTTCAGGCTACCTGATGATGGCACTGGGGCACTGCCTTCCCTTCGGCATATTATCGTTAATGACGACAAGGCATCTTCTTACAAGCTCGGTTTGCTACGCACGCTGACACGCCTTGCCGATAGCGCACCTGGCATAGTGATTTCACGAACAGAAGAATGGGTGACAGTACCTCTGGGAGCAGTAGGTCTCTTCTGGATAAAACTGTATCGTCCCTTATTGATAGAGCGTGATTTGCGCCAATCTCCCGGCGAGAAGGGGTATGGTTTCGCTAAGGATGATTTCTATCGCTTAAAGCAACTATCGCCACATGATCTGCGCATTGGCTCAGCCTTTTATGATCCTCAATGTGCTGCCACCGTCATGCGAGCAATCCGCGATGCCTGCCAAACAGTTCTAAAGATGCCTGCTCACTTCACCACCTGGCCCGGCAGCCAGCGGCCTGTGTTTGATGGAAGTTATCAAGGGCTACGCATACGCGAACAGGCCGTTCGACTTGATAGCGCCACGCTGGCTTCTTTCGGAACATTTCGTATTCCTACCTCACTATGGGACTCTATGAGCCGCTACGCCTGCTGGATCGAGCCCGCCATTGTTCATGAGTGGGCTCAGTTAATGCAGCGGTATGACACCACCTACGATATCGGCACATTGCATCTCGCCTTGCAGTGGCAAGAAAGTCGCCGTGACACACAGCAGGCGCGTCAACTGGTCACTCAACGTTTACTTGAACCGGCTCCACTGTCTTGCGTCTGGTCACAAAATGATCTGCACAGGCAAAATTACGCTATCGACCACTGCTTTCCCTGGTCACGCTGGAACAACAATGATCTATGGAATTTGCTGCCAGCGACAGCAAAAGCCAATCAATCCAAATCGGATCGACTGCCTGCAGCTCAAGTGATGCAAAAGGCTAAACAGGACATTATGCACTGGTGGCAATATCTCGATGCCAGTACAGTCTGTCAGCAATTTCGTGATGAAGCTGCCGTAGCACTGCCGCTTGCCACGCCAATGTCTTCTCTGGATGGAATTTTTAACAGCGCATTACTACAACGCCAACGATTGAAGGCGAATCAGCAACTTGCGGAATGGATGGGAGTGCACTGA
- a CDS encoding IS630 family transposase (programmed frameshift) has product MKFRFVLPLPDTDLQALIATYTHGKKPALRRRAHAIVLSHQGHTINQICKILSVTREAVSLWFDAWEAKGLEGLNDKPRAGRPSIYSDEERERLRALAEEQPHQLKAVQVRLQQETGKCSSTMTIKRALKKTGYSFKRARRSLKDRRDEKDFRNTQGLLAELQRWEERDDAELYYFDESGFSQASALPYAWSPVGHPRRIPAYSHSQRLNVLGFLSRQGKLIYHSTTETVTTEVVIEAFDRFISQKSPDTFAIVVVDNASVHRSALFQRKRLEWQNQRVYVIYLSSYSPELNLIEILWRKVKYEWLSLAAYESFQSLRQHVHEVLSGYGRECRISFV; this is encoded by the exons ATGAAGTTTCGTTTTGTACTACCTCTGCCCGACACTGACCTTCAGGCGCTAATCGCTACCTACACACATGGTAAAAAGCCAGCCTTGCGTCGCCGTGCCCATGCCATTGTGCTGAGCCATCAAGGACACACCATTAACCAGATTTGCAAGATCCTGTCGGTCACACGAGAGGCGGTCTCGCTCTGGTTTGATGCTTGGGAAGCAAAGGGGCTCGAAGGGCTCAATGATAAGCCTCGTGCCGGCCGTCCTTCTATCTACAGTGATGAGGAGCGGGAACGGTTACGGGCGCTTGCAGAAGAACAACCTCACCAGCTGAAAGCGGTCCAGGTACGACTACAGCAAGAAACGGGAAAGTGTTCGAGCACCATGACGATCAAGCGAGCATTAAAAAAAACT GGGTATAGCTTCAAACGGGCTCGGCGATCTCTGAAAGATCGGCGTGACGAGAAAGACTTTCGTAATACTCAAGGCCTGCTGGCAGAGCTTCAGCGCTGGGAAGAGAGAGACGACGCTGAACTGTACTACTTCGATGAGTCTGGCTTTTCCCAGGCGTCTGCCTTGCCTTACGCCTGGAGCCCCGTCGGACATCCTCGAAGGATCCCCGCTTACTCACACAGTCAGCGTCTAAATGTGCTGGGCTTTCTGAGTCGACAAGGCAAGCTGATTTACCATTCGACAACTGAGACAGTCACCACCGAGGTCGTTATCGAAGCCTTTGATCGTTTTATTTCCCAAAAGTCGCCGGATACCTTTGCCATCGTGGTGGTGGACAATGCCAGTGTTCATCGCTCGGCCCTATTTCAGCGCAAGCGACTGGAGTGGCAGAACCAGCGGGTTTACGTGATCTACCTTTCCTCCTATTCGCCAGAATTGAACCTAATCGAGATTCTCTGGCGCAAGGTGAAGTATGAGTGGTTGTCACTAGCCGCTTACGAAAGCTTTCAATCCCTGAGACAACATGTGCATGAGGTGCTGTCAGGCTACGGCAGGGAATGTCGGATTTCTTTTGTATAG
- a CDS encoding TRAP transporter small permease — protein MLQRSERFLDAILQPVVFAGMAALIGVITLQIVSRVLFTAVGWTEEVARFLLVWITFLAGTLAFQRGRHIAVTFVVDALPGRLRQLARLAALLIVLAFMIALIVIGYRYMQVQSFQKSASLRLSMTYVYAVMPICAAIMAWYALVDIIELLINGETSQPQEESL, from the coding sequence CTGCTACAGCGTTCTGAACGCTTTCTGGACGCCATTCTACAGCCCGTGGTCTTTGCGGGCATGGCGGCGCTGATTGGGGTGATTACCCTGCAGATCGTTTCGCGGGTGCTGTTCACCGCTGTCGGCTGGACGGAAGAGGTCGCCCGCTTTCTGCTGGTGTGGATCACCTTCTTAGCGGGCACTCTGGCATTCCAGCGCGGGCGGCACATCGCCGTCACCTTTGTGGTCGATGCCCTGCCCGGCCGCCTGCGCCAGCTAGCCCGGCTTGCCGCCCTGCTGATTGTTTTGGCGTTTATGATCGCGCTGATTGTGATCGGCTACCGCTATATGCAGGTACAAAGCTTTCAGAAATCCGCCTCGCTGCGGCTGTCGATGACCTATGTTTACGCGGTAATGCCAATCTGTGCGGCGATTATGGCCTGGTATGCGCTGGTCGATATCATCGAGCTGCTGATTAACGGCGAAACCTCCCAACCCCAGGAGGAGTCGCTATGA
- a CDS encoding TRAP transporter substrate-binding protein: protein MKTFARSTLALGISLALVSAANAADFADMDPVTLRLAHVVNEQDGFHIAATKFEELVEERTDGKVDIEIYPNATLGDERTLLEGMQIGTVDMGVITNGPVANFVEEMAVFELPFLFPSPEAAYEVLDGSIGQELLDKLSEVNLKGMAYAERGFRNLTNSERAVNSPEDLDGLRIRVMENPVYTDTFRELGANAIPMAWTEALTAMQQGTIDGQENPVNVIHSFNLDETQNYMTLSRHTYAPAIFVMGMPAWNQLPENAQEVLLAAAQEAAEHERQVNAEMESEQLQALRDAGMEINDDPDMEAFQAAVAPVYEKYGEQFGDYLPRIQEALK from the coding sequence ATGAAAACATTTGCACGTAGCACGCTGGCACTGGGCATCTCACTGGCGCTGGTAAGCGCCGCGAACGCCGCTGATTTCGCTGATATGGATCCCGTTACCCTGCGCCTGGCCCACGTAGTCAATGAGCAGGATGGTTTCCATATCGCCGCCACCAAATTTGAAGAGCTGGTAGAAGAGCGCACCGACGGCAAGGTAGATATCGAGATCTACCCCAACGCCACCTTGGGTGACGAACGCACGCTGCTGGAAGGCATGCAGATCGGCACCGTGGATATGGGCGTGATCACCAACGGCCCGGTGGCCAACTTTGTCGAAGAGATGGCGGTATTCGAACTGCCTTTCCTGTTCCCCTCCCCGGAAGCCGCTTACGAAGTGCTCGATGGCTCGATTGGCCAGGAGCTGCTCGATAAGCTTTCTGAGGTGAACCTGAAAGGCATGGCCTACGCCGAGCGCGGTTTCCGCAACCTGACCAACAGCGAGCGTGCCGTAAACTCGCCGGAAGATCTGGACGGCCTGCGTATCCGCGTGATGGAAAACCCGGTCTACACCGACACCTTCCGCGAGCTGGGCGCCAACGCAATTCCCATGGCGTGGACTGAAGCGCTTACCGCTATGCAGCAAGGCACCATCGACGGTCAGGAGAACCCGGTGAACGTGATTCACTCGTTCAACCTGGATGAAACACAGAACTACATGACCCTCTCCCGTCACACCTATGCGCCGGCGATTTTTGTGATGGGTATGCCCGCCTGGAACCAACTGCCTGAAAACGCCCAAGAGGTACTGCTAGCGGCGGCACAGGAAGCAGCGGAGCATGAGCGCCAGGTGAATGCAGAGATGGAAAGCGAACAGTTGCAGGCCCTGCGCGATGCGGGCATGGAGATCAACGACGATCCCGATATGGAAGCCTTCCAAGCCGCCGTCGCGCCGGTGTATGAGAAGTACGGCGAACAGTTCGGTGATTACCTGCCGCGCATCCAGGAAGCGCTCAAGTAA
- a CDS encoding LysR family transcriptional regulator — protein MADTTHTKLANRLNKINLNLLLVFHTLYWKRSLTLTAQALCLTQPAVSHSLKKLRLLMDDPLFTKTLDGMQPTPLARQMDAAVAKGLFYLDQAVHSNNEFSPATSKREFRVSLVDYVSQQLQPKLIQHCLEHAPDLCFNMLSTRIASAEGAQQVLQEHDIDLAVVQFETLPLTSHHEYLFDDVIGCVGDATFHGESSAITLEAFLNSPQVALSHREDSPLLINEKLRELGLERKIVAKTPYINPLQEILSSTALLCVVTESAARVICRNNSLKFYALPLDVPAFKVCLCWDERKDHDPGIHWLRQLTRELMTPAPTALGAP, from the coding sequence ATGGCTGACACCACCCATACGAAGCTGGCGAACAGGCTCAATAAGATCAATCTCAATTTACTATTGGTTTTTCACACGCTGTATTGGAAAAGGAGTTTGACGCTCACCGCACAAGCGCTCTGCCTGACGCAACCGGCCGTCAGCCACTCGCTGAAAAAGCTCCGCCTGTTAATGGACGACCCGCTTTTCACCAAGACGTTGGACGGCATGCAACCGACCCCGCTTGCCCGGCAGATGGATGCCGCCGTAGCCAAAGGGCTGTTCTACCTTGATCAGGCAGTCCACAGCAATAACGAGTTTTCGCCTGCCACATCAAAGCGGGAGTTTCGTGTCAGTTTGGTGGACTATGTCAGCCAACAGCTGCAACCCAAGCTTATCCAGCACTGTTTGGAACACGCGCCCGATTTGTGTTTCAACATGCTCTCCACGCGCATCGCAAGTGCAGAGGGCGCCCAGCAAGTCCTTCAAGAGCACGATATCGACCTGGCGGTGGTGCAGTTCGAAACCTTGCCGCTCACCTCTCATCATGAGTACTTGTTTGACGATGTGATTGGCTGTGTGGGTGATGCGACCTTTCATGGCGAGAGCAGCGCCATTACCCTTGAGGCTTTTTTAAACTCCCCCCAGGTCGCTTTGTCGCATCGTGAAGACAGCCCGCTGTTAATTAATGAAAAACTGCGGGAGCTGGGGTTAGAGCGGAAAATCGTCGCCAAGACGCCCTACATCAATCCGCTGCAGGAAATATTGTCATCCACAGCACTGCTTTGCGTGGTGACAGAGAGCGCCGCCAGGGTCATTTGCCGCAACAATAGCTTGAAGTTCTACGCTCTGCCCTTGGACGTCCCAGCGTTCAAAGTCTGCCTGTGCTGGGATGAAAGGAAGGATCACGATCCTGGCATACACTGGTTGCGGCAGTTAACTAGGGAGCTGATGACACCGGCCCCCACCGCCCTGGGCGCCCCTTAA
- a CDS encoding TRAP transporter large permease produces the protein MTLLLFGLFFLFMLLGVPIAFAIGASTLYALYQSGVPLMVVTQQMFQGINSFALVAIPMFILAGDLMAQGKVSEKLVSFADSLVGFMRGGLSVVSVMAGMFFAAISGSGAATTAAVGSSLVPELKRKGYDPASAASLIAASGTIGVVIPPSVPMIIYAVIAQQSVSKLFLNGFLPGLAMGLGLMAIAIAQAYKRQYPKGTPLSLATIWHTFKDASWGLMTPVIILGGIFSGIFTPSEAAVVAVNYAMLVSLFVYRDLNLPQIYKLLIRSAMTTAVIMLVIAMSAVLSWTLSSWQVPGAIAQAVLSLSTNPYVIMLLIVGIILLTGVFIETASALIILTPVLLPLVLQLGIDPIHFGLIIVVGLSIGMITPPVAINLYVASSITQLPLERITRAIIPYLLGLIGVLLLVVYVPIMFGWSGN, from the coding sequence ATGACGCTGCTGCTGTTTGGGCTGTTCTTCCTGTTTATGCTGTTGGGCGTGCCGATTGCCTTTGCCATTGGCGCCAGCACGCTCTATGCGCTCTATCAATCCGGCGTGCCACTGATGGTGGTCACCCAGCAGATGTTCCAGGGCATCAACTCCTTCGCCCTGGTCGCGATCCCGATGTTTATCCTCGCTGGGGATTTAATGGCCCAGGGTAAGGTGAGCGAGAAGCTGGTCAGCTTTGCGGATTCGTTAGTCGGCTTTATGCGTGGCGGGCTTTCCGTGGTCTCCGTGATGGCGGGCATGTTCTTTGCGGCGATCTCCGGCTCAGGTGCGGCCACTACCGCAGCGGTGGGTTCCAGCCTGGTGCCGGAACTCAAGCGCAAAGGCTACGACCCGGCCTCGGCGGCTAGCTTGATCGCCGCCAGCGGCACCATTGGGGTGGTGATCCCGCCCTCGGTGCCAATGATCATCTACGCGGTCATCGCCCAGCAATCCGTTTCCAAGCTTTTCCTGAACGGCTTTTTGCCAGGGCTGGCGATGGGACTGGGGTTGATGGCCATTGCGATTGCCCAGGCCTACAAGCGCCAATATCCCAAGGGCACACCGCTGTCGCTGGCCACCATCTGGCATACCTTTAAAGATGCCAGCTGGGGATTGATGACGCCGGTGATTATCCTCGGTGGTATCTTCTCCGGGATATTCACCCCGTCGGAAGCGGCGGTCGTGGCGGTGAACTACGCCATGCTGGTGTCACTGTTTGTGTACCGTGACCTTAACCTGCCGCAGATTTACAAGCTGCTGATTCGTTCGGCGATGACCACTGCGGTGATCATGCTGGTGATTGCCATGTCGGCGGTGCTGAGCTGGACGCTCTCCAGTTGGCAGGTGCCGGGGGCGATTGCCCAGGCCGTACTGTCGCTGTCAACCAACCCTTACGTGATTATGCTGCTGATCGTGGGGATTATTCTGCTCACCGGGGTGTTTATTGAGACCGCCAGTGCGCTGATTATCCTCACCCCAGTGCTGCTACCGCTGGTGCTGCAACTGGGGATTGATCCGATTCACTTTGGCTTGATTATCGTGGTGGGGCTCTCCATCGGCATGATTACCCCGCCGGTGGCGATCAACCTCTATGTGGCCTCCTCGATCACCCAGCTACCGCTGGAGCGGATTACCCGCGCCATCATTCCTTACCTGCTGGGGCTGATCGGGGTGCTGCTGTTAGTGGTTTACGTGCCGATTATGTTTGGCTGGTCTGGCAATTAA
- a CDS encoding TRAP transporter substrate-binding protein has translation MNHNARFIPSVASCNTSKFKQLNLSLLCAGLLGLPLMAHAEEITPTNLRLATVVNTEDTYHIAAERFQQLVSEQTDGAVSVEIFPNASLGDERTILEGMQIGTVDMGVITNGPVANFVDEFSVFELPFLFPSAESAYAVLDGEIGQEILAKLESVNLKGLAFAERGFRNITNSQHAINAPQDLDGLTLRVIENEVYVDTFRELGANAVPMAWTEALTALQQGTIDGQENPVNAIHAFNLAETQDYLTMTRHIYAPAIFIMSLPAWNGLQEEVQEIVLDAASEASSYAREQNAIMEAEQLAELAEAGMEINESPDIAAFQEAVAPVYEKYGDQFGDYLQRIQEEVK, from the coding sequence GTGAATCACAACGCCCGCTTCATCCCATCTGTTGCATCCTGTAATACAAGCAAATTCAAACAGTTAAACTTGTCATTGCTATGCGCTGGCCTGCTTGGTTTACCGCTTATGGCCCACGCCGAGGAAATAACGCCTACCAACCTGCGCTTAGCGACCGTGGTAAATACAGAAGATACTTACCATATCGCCGCTGAGCGCTTTCAGCAGTTAGTCAGCGAACAGACCGACGGCGCGGTCTCTGTCGAGATCTTCCCCAACGCTTCTCTGGGAGACGAGCGCACCATTCTGGAAGGCATGCAGATCGGCACTGTCGATATGGGCGTGATCACCAACGGGCCCGTGGCCAACTTCGTTGATGAGTTCTCGGTGTTTGAACTGCCGTTCCTCTTTCCAAGCGCCGAATCCGCCTACGCCGTGCTGGATGGCGAGATCGGCCAGGAGATATTGGCCAAGTTAGAGAGTGTGAACCTGAAAGGGCTGGCCTTTGCAGAGCGCGGCTTTCGCAATATCACCAATAGTCAGCACGCGATTAATGCGCCCCAGGATCTCGACGGCCTGACACTGCGCGTCATCGAGAACGAGGTCTATGTGGATACGTTCCGGGAACTCGGCGCCAATGCCGTGCCCATGGCGTGGACAGAAGCGCTGACCGCCCTGCAACAAGGCACGATTGATGGTCAGGAAAACCCGGTTAACGCCATCCATGCCTTTAACCTGGCGGAAACCCAGGACTACCTCACCATGACGCGGCATATCTATGCGCCAGCGATCTTCATTATGAGCTTACCCGCCTGGAACGGCCTTCAAGAGGAGGTTCAGGAGATCGTACTCGATGCCGCCAGCGAAGCTTCTAGCTATGCCAGAGAACAAAATGCCATCATGGAAGCCGAGCAGTTAGCCGAACTGGCTGAGGCAGGCATGGAAATTAATGAGTCGCCCGATATCGCCGCCTTCCAGGAAGCCGTTGCGCCAGTGTATGAGAAGTACGGTGACCAGTTCGGCGACTACCTGCAACGCATCCAGGAGGAAGTGAAGTAA
- a CDS encoding FAD-binding oxidoreductase: protein MDKLLNDLVAVVGPEGVLLGEDVSQRSVDWFTGAPCRAKAIVRPRNTEQLSRVMALCYQADQLVVTHGGMTGIVHGGEASPEELVVSLELMNQIEEVDLVGSTIQVQAGVTLQRVQEAAAEIDMQFPLDLGARGSCTIGGNIATNAGGIRVIRYGMMRQQVLGLEAVLSDGTVVSSLNKMLKNNAGYDLKQLFIGSEGTLGIVTRAVLRLQPHMPSEQTALVAVPSFDALTQLLRRVSQQLANSLSAFEALWNSHYKLVTTESGKHAPPLADDSPFYAIIETLGLDDAQDAAHFSEILQKAMEDGLITDAVLASSGAQRQGIWAIREDIEVLVHELKPMFSYDISLPIPHMDAYVDTLEQNLKAQFPQTGKMIVFGHLGDGNLHIMITVRDDSSQSRRQVEQLVYSPLKEYGGSISAEHGIGLEKRDYLSISRSSEEIALMKRMKVALDPKLLLNRGKVVAVE, encoded by the coding sequence ATGGATAAGTTGCTTAACGACCTAGTAGCGGTAGTCGGCCCAGAGGGCGTGCTGCTCGGTGAAGATGTCTCCCAGCGTAGCGTCGACTGGTTTACCGGGGCGCCCTGTCGTGCCAAGGCCATTGTCAGGCCCCGCAATACCGAGCAGCTCAGCCGGGTGATGGCCTTATGCTACCAGGCCGACCAGTTGGTAGTGACCCATGGCGGCATGACCGGCATTGTGCACGGTGGGGAAGCCAGCCCCGAGGAGTTGGTGGTTTCCCTGGAACTGATGAACCAGATCGAAGAGGTTGACCTGGTCGGCTCTACGATTCAGGTTCAGGCAGGGGTGACGCTCCAGCGTGTGCAGGAAGCCGCGGCGGAGATCGATATGCAGTTTCCGCTCGACCTTGGCGCCCGGGGCTCGTGCACCATTGGCGGCAATATCGCCACCAATGCAGGCGGCATACGGGTCATTCGCTACGGCATGATGCGCCAGCAAGTGCTGGGGCTGGAAGCCGTACTCAGCGACGGCACCGTGGTCAGCTCGCTGAACAAAATGCTCAAGAATAACGCTGGCTACGACCTCAAACAGCTATTTATCGGTAGCGAAGGCACGCTGGGTATCGTCACCCGTGCGGTGCTCCGGCTGCAGCCGCATATGCCCAGCGAACAAACCGCCCTGGTCGCGGTGCCCTCCTTCGATGCCTTGACCCAGCTGTTACGCAGGGTCTCCCAACAGCTCGCCAATAGCCTGAGCGCCTTCGAGGCATTATGGAATAGCCACTACAAACTGGTGACCACCGAGAGCGGCAAGCACGCGCCCCCGTTGGCCGACGACTCGCCTTTCTACGCGATCATCGAAACCCTGGGGCTAGATGACGCCCAGGATGCGGCGCATTTCTCAGAGATTCTGCAAAAGGCGATGGAAGACGGCTTGATCACCGATGCCGTGCTGGCCAGTTCCGGTGCTCAGCGCCAGGGTATCTGGGCGATCCGAGAGGATATCGAAGTGCTGGTGCACGAGCTGAAGCCGATGTTCTCCTATGATATCAGCCTGCCGATTCCGCATATGGACGCGTACGTCGATACCCTGGAGCAAAACCTCAAGGCGCAGTTTCCGCAAACAGGAAAAATGATCGTGTTCGGCCATCTTGGCGATGGCAACCTGCACATCATGATCACGGTGCGCGACGACAGCTCGCAAAGCCGCCGCCAAGTTGAGCAGTTGGTTTACTCGCCCCTGAAAGAGTACGGCGGCTCGATCTCTGCCGAGCACGGCATTGGTCTCGAAAAACGCGACTACCTCAGTATTTCCCGCTCCAGCGAGGAGATCGCTTTAATGAAGCGCATGAAAGTCGCACTGGATCCCAAGCTGTTGTTGAATCGAGGCAAAGTCGTGGCGGTGGAGTGA
- a CDS encoding IS3 family transposase (programmed frameshift), protein MRKSRFTDSQIMAILKQAESGVPVPELCREHGMSSATFYKWRSKYGGMDASMMKRLKDLEDENRRLKKMYAEERLKSELRQEALEGKVVKPSQRREMAKNAVDADRCSVRLACVAFGISETCYRYRAKLSHENAVIADWLVRLTHNQRNWGFGLCYLYLRNVKGFGWNHKRIYRIYRELELNLRIKPKKRLVRKKPEPLSVPQVLNGCWSMDFMHDQLADGRTYRLFNVLDDYNREGLIIDADFSLPAERVIRSLTQLIEWRGKPKAIRCDNGPEYISGKLVTWARQEGIELRYIQPGNPQQNAYVERYNRTVRYDWLSHYLFDSIAEVQDFATRWLWTYNHERPNMALGGITPKQKVAMAA, encoded by the exons ATGCGAAAATCACGTTTTACCGACAGCCAGATCATGGCGATTCTGAAGCAAGCCGAATCTGGCGTGCCGGTTCCTGAACTTTGCCGCGAGCACGGTATGAGCAGTGCCACGTTTTATAAATGGCGTTCGAAGTATGGCGGTATGGACGCGTCCATGATGAAGCGCCTCAAGGACCTGGAAGACGAAAACCGTCGACTCAAGAAGATGTACGCCGAAGAGCGCTTGAAATCCGAGCTTCGCCAGGAGGCCCTTGAGG GGAAAGTGGTAAAGCCATCTCAACGCCGAGAGATGGCAAAAAATGCAGTTGATGCCGATCGCTGCAGTGTACGGCTGGCCTGTGTGGCCTTTGGTATCAGTGAGACCTGTTATCGCTACCGGGCAAAGCTGAGCCATGAGAACGCGGTGATTGCCGACTGGCTGGTGCGTTTAACCCATAACCAGCGTAACTGGGGGTTTGGGCTGTGTTACCTGTATCTGCGCAACGTGAAGGGCTTCGGCTGGAACCATAAGCGCATCTACCGGATTTACCGGGAGCTGGAGCTTAACCTGCGGATCAAGCCCAAGAAGCGACTGGTGCGGAAAAAGCCGGAACCCTTGTCGGTACCGCAGGTTCTGAACGGCTGTTGGTCTATGGACTTCATGCACGACCAGTTGGCAGACGGCCGAACGTATCGATTGTTCAACGTGCTCGATGACTACAACCGGGAAGGTCTGATCATCGATGCAGACTTCTCGCTGCCGGCAGAGCGCGTAATACGCTCTCTCACGCAGTTGATCGAATGGCGCGGCAAGCCAAAAGCCATTCGCTGTGACAACGGCCCGGAATACATCAGCGGTAAGCTCGTTACCTGGGCAAGGCAGGAAGGCATTGAACTTCGATATATCCAGCCGGGGAATCCGCAGCAGAATGCTTATGTTGAACGCTACAACCGAACAGTCCGTTATGATTGGTTGAGCCATTATCTTTTCGACTCGATCGCTGAAGTACAGGATTTTGCCACACGCTGGCTCTGGACGTACAACCACGAGCGACCGAACATGGCATTGGGTGGGATAACACCGAAACAGAAGGTGGCCATGGCGGCCTAA